The Phaeocystidibacter marisrubri genomic interval AAGGTTTCAGTCTAAAACAAGTGACCCTGTGGTTCAAGCTGTGCTTAAGTACAGTCAGTATATTCAAGACTTTCCCAGTCATTTGAGTATTCATGCGGGTGGAATATTAATCACTGATAAACCTGTTCAAGCATATTCAGCCACATTTATGCCTCCTAAAGGTTTTCCAACTACGCAATTCGACATGGTTGTAGCTGAAGATATTGGGATTTACAAGTTTGATATCTTGAGTCAGAGAGGGTTGAGTAAGATCCAAGACTCTATTGCTATTATTCGCAAGAATCAGCCGGATAAAGGTGAGGTTGATGTTCATGATATTCAGCGATTTAAGGACGATGAAGGTGTTAAAGACCTACTTAGAAACGGGAGGGCTGTTGGTTGCTTTTATGTAGAGTCTCCAGCTATGCGCATGTTGCTCAAGAAGTTAAAGGTTGATAATTACTTAGCGCTTGTTGCTGCTAGCTCCATTATTCGTCCAGGTGTTGCAAAGTCGGGAATGATGCGGGAGTACATTCTTCGTTACCGGTATCCTGAAAGACGTAAAGAAGCCAACCCCATTTTGTTGAGTATTATGCCTGAAACCTTTGGTGTAATGGTTTATCAGGAGGATGTCATTCGGGTTGCACACCACTATGCAGGGCTTTCTCTAGCTGAAGCTGATGTTTTGCGTCGGGGAATGTCTGGGAAATATCGCTCGAGAGAAGAGTTTCAAAAGGTTAAAGAACAGTTTTTTGTCAATTGTAAATCAAAGGGTTATCCTGATTCGGAATCGTCAGAAGTTTGGCGACAAATAGAAAGCTTTGCTGGATATGCTTTTGCTAAAGGTCATTCGGCTTCATACGCTGTAGAGAGTTATCAAAGTCTCTTTTTAAAAGCGCACTATCCATTGGAGTACATGGTGGCGGTCATCAATAATTTTGGTGGTTTTTATCGAACGGAGTTTTATGTGCACGAGGCTAGGATGGCTGGTGCTACTATTTGTCCGCCGTGTGTCAATTTGGGGGATTACCACACCACGATTAGAGGGAAGGATATCTATTTGGGATTTATGCATTTACATTCCTTTGACGATAAGACGGGGCTTGCTATTCTCCAAGAACGCGACGCTAATGGTGAGTTTGAGAGCTTTGACGATTTTATTAATCGAGTGTCGATAGGTATAGAGCAAGTGAGTATTCTTATTCGTATCAACGCTTTTCGCTTTACGGGTAAATCAAAACGTGCGTTGCTTTGGGAGGCTCATTTTAAACTTGAAAAGAAGCCTAAAAACGAACTGGTTCCCAGTTTGTTCAAGACTGAACGTCGACCTTTTGAGATTCCTTCATTGCATCAGAGTGGACTAGAAGATTTGTTTGATCAAATAGAATTGTTGGGTTTCCCATTGGAGAGTCCTTTTTACTTGTTGAAAGAGGAGGTAGACAGTCCTGTTTTAGCTAATGATTTCGCTCGTTACAACGGAGAGAATATTCGCATTTATGGCTACTTGATAACAGTTAAAGATACTCGAACGGCTCAGGGTAAGCGAATGCACTTTGGAACCTTTTTAGATCGTGACGGCTGTGTTTTTGACACGGTGCATTTTCCTCCATCAGTTACGCAATGGCCATTTAGAGGGAGAGGTGTATATATCGTTGAAGGAAAGGTGGTTGAAGAGTTTGGCTTCTACAGTTTGGAGGTGAGTAAGCTCGTAAAGGCCGATATGATTCCCGACCCAAGGTTTGCGGAGGAGGAGTATGAAGAGTGGGAGAAGAGATTGGATAATGATCAAAAAGCGGTTTCATGAAAAGAGGAAGCAACGACAAGCCGCATAATTCATTTGAACAGTTAGAGTATGTTCCGGTAGAGGAGTGGCTGGTAGAAACGGAGGAGGAGCGAACTGAGTTGATTCGAACGTCACCGAAAACAATTGTTAATCCCGTTACAAGTCCAGATGTGAGCATGAGCTGGAGTATGAATCCCTACGCGGGGTGTGAGCACGGTTGTCCGTATTGCTACGCCAGAAACAGTCATCAATACTGGGGGTACAATAGTGGAAGTGATTTTGAAACTAAAATTCTTTACAAAGAGAATGCTGCAGAGTTGCTTCGCAAGAAGTTAAATACGCCGTCTTGGAATGGTGAACCTATCATGTTATCGGGGAACACTGACTGTTACCAACCAGTAGAGCGCAAACTAGGACTGACGAGGCAATTGCTTGAAGTAGCATTAGAATATGGCCAACCTATAGGGGTTATTACGAAGAATGCTCTCGTATTGAGAGATTTAGATGTATTGAAGGAAATGGCAAAAC includes:
- a CDS encoding DNA polymerase III subunit alpha, with protein sequence MLLNCHTYYSFKYGTLSPEVLLQTAVEQGHDRIAVTDINNTSAALQLLRLAPKYNIHVVVGVDFRRGSEQQFIALAVNNSGFQEINTFLSSYLHSGDPIPAEMALANEDDVVVVYPLRNAPRRKLKSNEYIGIAPHQMFRTTWKQGQWEESRYVALITVTFRHKRDFNAHRLLRSIDRNTLLSKLPQKEVGEMSERFRTPVELVDAYAERPAWLIRSSNILERCNVYFGFGEDQESQNQSTYTGSEEEDFALLTRLCKEGLAYRYPNGGESVEERLRKELGIIREKGFVSYFLINWDIVCHARSKGYFYVGRGSGANSVVAYLLRITDVDPMELDLYFERFINLYRVNPPDFDIDFSWKDREDMTNYIFRRFPNTSLLATYNTFQFRAVVRELGKVFGLPKHEIDGLASGRFQSKTSDPVVQAVLKYSQYIQDFPSHLSIHAGGILITDKPVQAYSATFMPPKGFPTTQFDMVVAEDIGIYKFDILSQRGLSKIQDSIAIIRKNQPDKGEVDVHDIQRFKDDEGVKDLLRNGRAVGCFYVESPAMRMLLKKLKVDNYLALVAASSIIRPGVAKSGMMREYILRYRYPERRKEANPILLSIMPETFGVMVYQEDVIRVAHHYAGLSLAEADVLRRGMSGKYRSREEFQKVKEQFFVNCKSKGYPDSESSEVWRQIESFAGYAFAKGHSASYAVESYQSLFLKAHYPLEYMVAVINNFGGFYRTEFYVHEARMAGATICPPCVNLGDYHTTIRGKDIYLGFMHLHSFDDKTGLAILQERDANGEFESFDDFINRVSIGIEQVSILIRINAFRFTGKSKRALLWEAHFKLEKKPKNELVPSLFKTERRPFEIPSLHQSGLEDLFDQIELLGFPLESPFYLLKEEVDSPVLANDFARYNGENIRIYGYLITVKDTRTAQGKRMHFGTFLDRDGCVFDTVHFPPSVTQWPFRGRGVYIVEGKVVEEFGFYSLEVSKLVKADMIPDPRFAEEEYEEWEKRLDNDQKAVS